A section of the Vibrio vulnificus CMCP6 genome encodes:
- a CDS encoding CPXCG motif-containing cysteine-rich protein yields the protein MRNYTEKKFACPHCGHKIGITLDASNGDQEFYDDCPACCHAIHLNMMVDELHDTINLIVDADDEQVF from the coding sequence ATGCGTAACTACACTGAGAAGAAATTTGCGTGCCCACACTGCGGCCACAAAATCGGAATTACTCTAGACGCCAGCAATGGCGACCAGGAGTTTTATGATGATTGCCCTGCATGTTGTCATGCCATTCATTTAAACATGATGGTGGATGAACTGCACGACACCATTAATCTCATCGTCGATGCCGACGACGAACAAGTCTTCTAG
- a CDS encoding DUF3802 family protein, producing the protein MVVETDGYLALIEHLALNLDVFASDVGDTGTETIEDVVTDMIASNIMAIFEQNPELHSSVRFKLLKEADSVAEDLGEVLAGVWLKKATNEQINFLDEYIALVKNLFDTAVAKYD; encoded by the coding sequence GTGGTTGTTGAAACCGATGGATACTTAGCTCTTATTGAGCACCTTGCCTTAAATCTTGATGTATTCGCGTCTGACGTTGGCGATACGGGCACAGAAACCATTGAAGATGTGGTGACAGACATGATCGCCTCAAACATCATGGCGATTTTTGAACAGAACCCAGAGCTGCATTCTAGCGTTCGCTTTAAACTGTTAAAAGAAGCGGATTCAGTCGCAGAAGATCTAGGAGAAGTTCTGGCAGGGGTATGGCTCAAAAAAGCCACTAATGAACAGATCAACTTTTTAGATGAGTATATTGCTTTAGTAAAAAATCTGTTCGATACCGCTGTAGCAAAATACGACTAA
- a CDS encoding MATE family efflux transporter: protein MHRYKKEASNLIKLATPVLIASVAQTGMGFVDTVMAGGVSATDMAAVSVAASIWLPSILFGIGLLMALVPVVAQLNGAGKREQVPFEIQQGAVMALLISIPIIGVLFQTQWILGYMNVDAVMATKTIGYIHAVMFAVPAFLLFQTLRSLTDGLSLTKPAMVIGFIGLLLNIPLNWMFVYGKLGAPALGGVGCGVATAIVYWIMFLLLLFYVTTSHRLRQVQLFTTFHPPQLNAQVKLFKLGFPVAAALFFEVTLFAVVALLVAPLGSTVVAAHQVAINFSSLVFMLPMSIGAATSIRVGHMLGEKSTEGARIASHVGILVGLSTAVFTALLTVILREQIALLYTDNRVVITLAMQLLIFTAIYQCTDAIQVIAAGALRGYKDMRAIFNRTFIAYWLLGLPTGYVLGLTDWIVEPMGAQGFWIGFIVGLSSAAAMLGVRLHWLHRQNDEIQLNYEAR, encoded by the coding sequence GTGCATCGCTATAAAAAAGAAGCTTCTAATTTGATTAAGCTCGCCACACCAGTTTTGATTGCATCTGTTGCTCAAACCGGTATGGGTTTTGTGGACACCGTGATGGCGGGTGGCGTCAGTGCAACGGACATGGCTGCAGTTTCTGTCGCAGCAAGTATCTGGCTGCCTTCTATTTTGTTTGGTATTGGGCTATTGATGGCACTGGTCCCTGTTGTCGCTCAGCTCAATGGTGCAGGCAAAAGAGAGCAAGTCCCTTTTGAAATTCAACAAGGCGCGGTTATGGCCCTATTGATCAGTATCCCGATCATTGGCGTATTGTTTCAAACTCAGTGGATACTCGGTTACATGAATGTCGATGCGGTAATGGCGACCAAAACCATTGGTTATATACACGCTGTGATGTTTGCCGTACCTGCTTTTCTATTGTTTCAAACACTGCGCAGTTTGACTGATGGTTTGTCTTTAACAAAACCTGCCATGGTGATCGGTTTCATTGGCTTACTATTGAATATTCCACTGAACTGGATGTTCGTTTACGGTAAATTGGGTGCGCCAGCCCTTGGTGGTGTAGGTTGTGGCGTCGCCACAGCCATAGTGTATTGGATCATGTTTTTGTTGCTACTGTTTTATGTGACAACGTCACATAGACTAAGGCAGGTTCAATTGTTTACTACGTTTCATCCACCACAGCTAAATGCGCAAGTTAAGCTATTTAAACTTGGCTTTCCGGTCGCTGCCGCACTTTTCTTCGAGGTGACTCTGTTTGCGGTCGTCGCTTTGTTGGTTGCGCCATTGGGTTCTACTGTCGTTGCAGCACACCAAGTTGCCATTAACTTTTCTTCATTGGTGTTCATGTTACCTATGAGTATTGGCGCAGCAACCAGTATCCGTGTTGGGCATATGCTTGGTGAAAAATCGACAGAAGGCGCTCGCATTGCTTCTCATGTCGGTATCTTAGTTGGTCTTTCAACTGCAGTGTTTACCGCTTTACTGACGGTTATTCTGAGAGAGCAAATCGCTCTCCTCTATACCGATAACCGAGTGGTTATCACCTTAGCGATGCAGTTGTTGATCTTTACCGCTATTTATCAATGTACCGATGCGATACAAGTTATCGCCGCTGGTGCGCTACGTGGTTATAAAGACATGCGAGCGATCTTCAACCGAACATTTATCGCCTATTGGTTACTTGGTCTACCTACTGGTTATGTTCTTGGTCTTACCGATTGGATTGTTGAACCAATGGGGGCACAAGGCTTCTGGATAGGATTCATCGTCGGCTTATCTTCTGCGGCCGCTATGTTGGGGGTTCGTCTACACTGGCTTCACCGCCAAAATGATGAAATCCAGTTGAATTATGAAGCGAGATAA
- a CDS encoding riboflavin synthase — protein sequence MFTGIVQGTAEVVIIEAKESFQTHTIRLCGEMLSGLAIGASVAHNGCCLTVTKIADDLVSFDLMQATLKLTNLGTLRVGDRVNIERAAKFGDEIGGHSMSGHISTTATIDQIIDTPNNRTIWFKLPYDDAMKYILAKGYIGVDGCSLTIGEVEAERFSVHLIPETLNRTLFGQRNVGESVNIEFDPQTQAIVDTVERVLMSKGVVA from the coding sequence ATGTTTACAGGCATAGTACAAGGTACGGCAGAGGTTGTTATCATTGAGGCAAAAGAGTCATTTCAAACTCATACCATTCGCTTATGTGGTGAGATGCTTAGTGGCTTGGCCATTGGTGCTTCAGTGGCACACAATGGATGTTGTCTGACGGTGACAAAGATAGCAGATGATCTTGTCAGCTTTGATTTAATGCAAGCAACACTCAAGTTAACCAACTTAGGAACGCTTCGTGTTGGCGATCGAGTCAACATTGAGAGAGCGGCAAAGTTTGGGGATGAAATTGGTGGTCACTCAATGTCGGGCCACATCAGTACCACGGCAACGATCGATCAAATCATCGACACACCAAATAACCGCACCATTTGGTTCAAACTGCCTTACGATGATGCGATGAAATACATATTGGCGAAAGGCTACATAGGCGTAGATGGTTGCTCGTTAACGATTGGGGAAGTCGAAGCAGAGCGTTTTAGTGTGCATCTCATTCCAGAAACATTAAATCGAACTCTGTTTGGTCAGCGTAACGTTGGGGAAAGCGTGAATATCGAGTTTGATCCGCAAACCCAAGCGATTGTTGACACGGTTGAACGTGTACTTATGTCTAAAGGTGTCGTTGCTTAA
- a CDS encoding TrbC/VirB2 family protein, which translates to MDAAFNEKTPKSAFILKVVVLIFCVVVIGQTSAIYLPAINGKLPNLSSLLGIVACYIALFSTGAMLIKRSKVWFGLLGIIVGAVVFFGASFLASYVTAKDRAIDRSVVERNKTLPMMLDEYTQLDKISVNHESKGYNLHLSLIEHSKLDIDVEVLNEFFDVDIKPTTCSNEQLRMLFELGYSINYLYLDKNQERINDYNIRPEDCGI; encoded by the coding sequence ATGGATGCAGCATTTAATGAGAAAACACCTAAAAGCGCATTTATTCTAAAGGTCGTTGTGTTGATATTTTGTGTAGTGGTTATCGGTCAGACGAGCGCAATCTACCTCCCCGCAATAAATGGAAAATTACCAAACTTATCTTCGCTCTTAGGAATAGTGGCTTGCTATATTGCACTGTTTAGTACGGGGGCTATGTTAATAAAGAGAAGTAAAGTTTGGTTCGGACTGCTTGGAATAATCGTTGGGGCTGTGGTTTTCTTTGGTGCTAGTTTTTTGGCAAGTTACGTTACCGCAAAAGATCGTGCTATCGATAGATCGGTGGTGGAAAGAAACAAAACTTTGCCAATGATGCTGGACGAATACACTCAACTGGATAAGATCTCGGTGAATCATGAGAGCAAAGGGTACAATTTGCACTTATCGCTGATTGAACACTCAAAACTGGACATTGATGTCGAGGTTTTGAATGAATTCTTTGACGTAGACATCAAACCCACTACCTGTTCAAATGAACAGTTAAGAATGCTTTTTGAGCTGGGCTATAGTATTAACTATCTCTATTTGGACAAAAACCAAGAACGTATTAACGACTATAATATTAGGCCAGAAGACTGTGGCATTTAA
- a CDS encoding diguanylate cyclase has translation MNSDLTLNIADFHWVTQILDTMDSGLVVIDRSYNVCVWNSFMQSYSGVMSQTILGKNLFEFFSDLPRTWLETKVNTAAILETRSFSSWENRPYLFKFHNFSPVSNGSTYMYQDIVITPLRSLCGDVSHVAIQINDVSEIARSKTHLKETNHHLSEISRRDGLTGLFNRAFWEQSLKEEFSRMQFLDTPSSLVIFDIDHFKKVNDTYGHHAGDEVIRRTASLLKKTARNSDLCGRFGGEEFTVMLPHTSADQARYFSERLRKRIEQEIVCVEKFAINYTISLGVCEFDAKFTSHTEWLKAADSALYHSKEGGRNQTTVHEE, from the coding sequence ATGAACTCTGATCTCACGTTAAATATCGCCGATTTTCACTGGGTGACGCAGATACTCGATACTATGGACTCTGGACTGGTGGTGATTGACCGCTCTTACAACGTCTGTGTTTGGAACAGCTTCATGCAATCCTATAGTGGCGTTATGTCTCAGACAATCTTGGGTAAGAATCTCTTTGAGTTTTTTTCTGATTTACCTCGTACTTGGTTAGAAACTAAGGTCAATACCGCCGCAATATTGGAAACTCGCTCTTTCTCGAGTTGGGAAAACCGTCCTTATCTTTTCAAGTTTCATAACTTTTCACCTGTTTCCAATGGCAGTACCTACATGTATCAGGATATTGTCATTACACCATTGCGCTCACTGTGTGGTGACGTTAGCCATGTCGCCATTCAAATTAATGACGTTTCTGAAATTGCACGCAGTAAAACGCATTTGAAAGAAACCAACCACCATCTATCAGAAATCAGCCGTCGCGATGGCTTAACGGGCCTGTTTAACCGCGCCTTTTGGGAGCAGTCGCTCAAAGAAGAGTTTTCTCGGATGCAGTTTTTGGACACGCCGAGCTCTTTGGTCATTTTTGATATTGACCACTTTAAAAAAGTCAACGATACCTATGGGCATCACGCAGGTGATGAGGTAATACGTAGGACCGCATCTTTACTGAAGAAAACCGCGAGAAACAGTGATCTGTGTGGTCGATTTGGTGGCGAAGAGTTTACGGTTATGCTGCCTCATACCAGCGCTGATCAGGCGCGTTATTTTTCAGAGCGGTTACGAAAACGTATTGAGCAAGAAATTGTTTGCGTGGAAAAATTTGCGATTAATTACACCATCAGTTTGGGTGTCTGTGAATTTGATGCAAAATTCACCTCTCATACTGAGTGGCTAAAAGCGGCAGACAGTGCGTTATATCACTCAAAAGAAGGGGGCAGGAACCAAACGACCGTTCATGAAGAGTGA
- a CDS encoding fructosamine kinase family protein, with amino-acid sequence MWQAISQQLSETLMFSYDIVEKVHLSGGDINECYMISDGEQRYFVKINSKDFLSKFQVEAENLRLLRQTDSVTLPELVLIGNTKSNAFIILNFLPTKPLEDTENSYKFGQQLAYLHLWGEQKEYGCDQDNYLGATLQPNAWHKKWSTFFSEQRIGWQLQLLKEKGVTFGVIDEIVEVVARQLLNHNPRPSLIHGDLWHGNVALSAFGPICYDPACYWGDRECDIAMTELFGGFNAEFYRGYEDIAPLPFGYTQRKEIYNLYHILNHCNQFGGHYLEQAQKSIDKILSY; translated from the coding sequence ATGTGGCAGGCCATTTCTCAACAGCTTTCTGAAACCTTAATGTTTTCCTACGATATCGTTGAAAAAGTGCATTTGTCTGGTGGCGACATCAATGAATGCTATATGATCAGCGATGGTGAGCAGCGCTATTTCGTTAAGATCAACTCAAAAGACTTTTTAAGCAAGTTCCAAGTTGAAGCCGAAAACCTGCGTTTGCTTCGCCAAACCGACAGCGTCACCCTACCTGAGTTGGTTTTGATTGGTAATACCAAATCCAACGCATTTATCATCCTTAATTTCCTCCCGACAAAGCCCCTTGAAGATACCGAGAACAGCTATAAATTTGGTCAACAATTGGCTTATCTTCATCTTTGGGGAGAACAGAAAGAGTATGGCTGCGATCAAGACAACTACTTAGGTGCGACTTTGCAACCCAATGCGTGGCATAAGAAGTGGTCTACCTTTTTCTCAGAGCAACGAATAGGCTGGCAATTGCAACTGCTGAAAGAAAAAGGGGTCACATTCGGAGTGATTGATGAGATTGTTGAAGTTGTTGCTCGGCAGTTACTTAACCACAATCCCCGCCCCTCTCTCATTCACGGCGATTTGTGGCATGGTAATGTGGCTTTGTCTGCCTTTGGGCCTATTTGTTATGACCCAGCCTGTTACTGGGGAGACCGCGAATGTGATATTGCGATGACGGAACTTTTTGGTGGATTTAACGCTGAGTTTTATCGTGGCTACGAAGATATTGCACCACTTCCTTTCGGTTATACTCAGCGCAAAGAGATCTACAATCTTTATCATATTCTCAATCACTGTAACCAATTTGGCGGCCACTATTTAGAGCAGGCACAAAAATCGATCGACAAAATCCTTTCCTACTAA
- a CDS encoding C40 family peptidase, which yields MAQFNRFIIISIFVLLSGCSQSPKAPETSAALWEQNRELKTFYGEWYGTPYQFGGNTKEGIDCSAFVQQAFLYAYQRALPRTTLAQFNASQPIRWEERQQGDLLFFKTTKSDYHVGIYLNHQQFMHASTSKGVIISRTDNPYWASKFWQIRRVTM from the coding sequence GTGGCTCAATTTAACCGATTCATTATCATATCCATTTTTGTGTTGCTAAGTGGTTGTAGCCAAAGCCCGAAAGCGCCAGAGACATCAGCAGCACTTTGGGAACAAAACCGAGAGCTAAAAACGTTTTATGGCGAATGGTATGGCACGCCCTATCAGTTTGGTGGGAATACTAAAGAAGGGATTGATTGCTCTGCTTTTGTACAACAAGCGTTTCTCTACGCCTATCAACGAGCGCTACCAAGAACGACCTTGGCACAGTTTAATGCTTCCCAACCGATACGTTGGGAAGAGAGGCAACAAGGCGATCTACTATTCTTCAAAACAACGAAATCCGATTATCACGTGGGGATCTATCTCAACCACCAGCAGTTCATGCACGCGTCCACTTCAAAAGGGGTCATCATTTCGAGAACGGATAATCCATATTGGGCGAGTAAGTTTTGGCAAATAAGAAGGGTTACAATGTAA
- a CDS encoding response regulator translates to MKILICDDSAVARKSISRSIVCDRAIHLIEARDGYEALQIMMEQNIDLLFLDLTMPIMDGFELLASLPVSQHHTDVIVISGDVQAEAKQRCLELGAFAFVSKPFSKREIEPFFSQFGLQYADPHSKPELSADPKLTSFSKFKELTNIALGKGAAIMADHLNEFIQLPVPNVGPLTYGELYMTMVDVIKREGAVAVSQRFVGGGIHGEALVCLWGRDIDVIGQKLGYHQDFTTHNEIILNVSNLLVSSFLTSLGSQLDKQFSLRQPAIIDSFSAIGDSEKESQELFTVEYTYFAESLDFECEVLFLIDKPSVGIIYEIMESL, encoded by the coding sequence ATGAAAATCCTAATCTGTGACGATTCGGCAGTAGCCAGAAAATCAATCAGTCGTTCCATTGTGTGCGACAGAGCGATTCATCTAATCGAAGCTCGAGATGGCTACGAAGCTTTGCAGATCATGATGGAACAAAATATTGATCTTTTGTTTCTTGATCTGACGATGCCAATCATGGATGGATTCGAGTTACTCGCTTCACTTCCTGTCAGCCAACATCACACTGATGTCATTGTCATTTCAGGAGATGTTCAAGCCGAAGCGAAACAACGCTGTCTTGAGTTAGGTGCGTTCGCGTTTGTATCTAAACCGTTTTCTAAAAGAGAAATTGAACCGTTCTTTAGCCAATTCGGTTTGCAATACGCCGACCCACATTCAAAACCAGAACTTTCCGCTGATCCTAAACTCACATCATTTTCGAAATTCAAAGAGCTCACCAACATTGCACTTGGCAAAGGGGCCGCCATTATGGCAGATCACCTTAACGAGTTTATTCAACTGCCAGTACCGAATGTTGGTCCGCTGACCTATGGTGAACTCTATATGACCATGGTGGACGTGATTAAACGAGAGGGTGCCGTCGCGGTTTCACAACGTTTTGTCGGTGGTGGTATCCATGGCGAGGCGCTGGTTTGTTTATGGGGACGCGATATTGATGTGATTGGCCAAAAGTTGGGTTATCACCAAGACTTTACCACTCACAACGAGATCATCCTTAACGTCTCCAACTTGCTCGTTTCGTCTTTTTTGACCTCACTTGGTAGCCAACTCGACAAGCAATTTTCGTTACGACAGCCGGCCATTATCGATAGTTTTTCAGCCATAGGAGACAGCGAAAAAGAGTCTCAAGAGCTTTTTACTGTCGAATACACCTATTTTGCTGAATCACTGGATTTCGAATGTGAGGTTTTATTTCTCATTGATAAACCTTCCGTTGGTATTATCTACGAAATTATGGAGTCACTATGA